Part of the Imperialibacter roseus genome, CTTTGCTTTGTGAATCACTTTCAATTCAGAGAAAATAATGTTTCTGACACTGACACTTTCTGCCATGAGCGAATTGTATTCGACAGAGTAGTCGAACACATCTGGGGTGTCGTAGCCAAGCAGAGCTTGATTTTTTTTTAGAACTTTGATCAGCATAAGCATTCGGCGTGCCCTAAACTGGATTTTCTCCTTTTGGTAATTGAGTATACCTCCAAAAGTCTGCCCGTCATGCTGCCTATATAGGTACAATTTCTCCCTGATGTATTTAATCTCCGTCACTTCCCGTTTGATAACCAGCGAAAACCAAACGTCCTCAAAAGGGAGTTCATCCGGCATAGGAAATATTCTTTGTGCAACCTCTCTGTGAAACGACCATGTGCACCTTGGCAAGCTAATCAACTGGCTTAGCACCAACTGATAGTCGAGCTTTAGGAATGCAGGATTGATGTAGTACGGGCCCAGGTATTTTAAAGCTTCATCCACTAGAATGAAATCGTGACAGTGCGCCCTATACTTACGTAACGATTCACCGAACTTAAAAAAATCAGGAAGCAAAACGTCATCTGAATCGATGCACTTGATAATTTCCCCTATTGACTGCTGGTATCCAAAATTTAACGCCTGCACCTTCCCTTTACCCGGATTCCGGAAGGCTTTTATCCTTTTATCGTTCCGGCTCATATTTACCAGCAAATCGAACGTTGAGTCATCCGAATGATCATCTACCACGATAAGTTCCCACAAAATGTTGCTCTCGTTTGTCAGTGGCTCTACGGCCTCAGCAATGTAACGAGAGACGTTCTTAGCTGGCATTATGAAACTGATCATCATCGGAGGAATCTTGTTGCAAGGATTTTGTAGAGCAATACAGGTATTCCAAGTACACCGAATATTCCTGCATTGGCAAAAAGGACTTTCAGGGTTTCAGCGGCGTTTTGCATTAACCGCTGTTCTCCCACTCCGCCCAGAAGGTAGCGACAAACCACAAGATTCTTCCTGATGGGCTTAGTTTTGACTTTTTTTAGCAGTTTAAAGTACCAATCTAATTCTCCTTTCAATCTCAACGAATCGTCATATTCGGCAACAATACTGCGGTTAACAAATATACTCTGATGACATAACGTCCTTGTTCCCCAAAAAATCAGGTTCCCTAAGTTGAACTGCTTAGGTTTAAGCACTCGATCGATGGTTGGCCCATTTAAAGCTGCCGACCCATATACTATCTCTGTGTCTTCGCCCAACGCCTGCATGCATTTTTCGACGGTATCAGCGCTGGCAAATGTGTCACCAGCGTTCAAAAAAATTAACCATTCGCCATTAGATGCCCTTATGCCCTTGTTCATTGCGTCATATATACCCTTGTCTTTTTCACTGACAAAAAAGTCTATATTAGTTAAGTTTGCCTCAATTAGCTCTATTGTTCCATCTGTAGACCCACCGTCAATCACTACATACTCAATATCTGGATGAGTTTGCTGGGCAACACTCTGCAATGTCTCCCGAAAGAGTGAGCCTGCATTATACACTACAGTGATAACACTCACCTTAGGCGTAATCTTCACGTATTCAGCCGTTTAATAAACACTGCAGGGTTACCCGCCCAGACTTCATTGGCTGGGATGGTGGCTCCTCTCACCACTGAGCAGGCACCAATTATGGAATTCTCCCCTACAATGGTTCCTTTTAACAATGTGGAGTGCGCTCCGATAAACGCATTGTCGCCAATACTTACTGGTCGCTTACTAATGTTGCTCTTGTTTTCAGGCAAACTCGTTCTTTCGGCAGCTTTGAGTGAATGGAAGTCCGTATCATAAACCACACAGTTGCCCCCAAACCTGACATTGCTACCAATTGTTACACTTTCATGACAAACAATGGTTGAGGCGCTTATCCCAACATTGTCGCCGATTGTAAGTAGGCCCCCTTCCCGGCATATCAGGGAAGTTTGCTGCTGCCGACCAATATTATTGAAGAATGATCCACTATTGACCCTGAAATCTGTCCCAATTGACACCACGCTACCTGGAGCACACTCTACTGAGATAAATCCGTTAATCGTCGAACGTTGGCCAATAGCTACCTTATTTGATTTTAACATCAGCCAATTCCACGGGCCCGCAAGCAGGCGATAAACGACGATTCGGTATAGAAACCGAACAGCTCTCAAAATAAACCTAAGCATGCGTCAAGAGTTTGGAATATATACTCAAATAATCTCTTCGAACTGTGTTGGGATTGTGGCGTTGTCTTGCCAGGTATCGACTATTTTTTGATATCCGCTCCGATAAGGGCTTGTCGTCAATAATCATTTTTATTCCATCGACAATGCTTAACACCTCAAGTTCGACAAGTATTCCAGTTTCCACCTGGTTGATCAGAGAAGATACCCCACCCACATTGGTTGCCACAACGGGGAGGCCAACCACCTGGGCCTCGCAAATGCTGTTTGGGCTATTGTCAATGTACGACGGATGCAGCAACAACCTGCTCTTTTTCATCTCGTCTACAATCTGCTTTGCTCCAGCCCGTCCCATATGAAAAATGTTGACTCCAGGCTTGCAGTTAACAAGTTCCATCGTGGCAATCAGGTTTTCCAGCCCTCGGGTATCTCCATCTCCAAAAATATTGAGTTTTAACGAGGAGGCCTGAGCAATTGAATCAAATGACAGCAGGGCTTCCTTTATTCCTTTAATGCTGTTAAGTCCACCCAAAAAAAGAATGCTTTCATTGTCGGTAAACGCAATATCTTCGTCAATGAAAAACTCCTCTCTTATCATTTCCCAAGCAATAAATATCTTCGCCCGGGGGTTGAGCGCTTGCACGGAAGATGTGTCCCAGTGGGTGCGGCATATAAAATTGCTATGGTTTTTGATTCCGAACCGTTCGTATAGCGAACCTAAGGCCCAAATGGCTTTTTTCGATGATATTGCTTCCGGCAGTCGGCTGTAGTACTTGAACAAGAGCCCTTGAATACTGACTACAGTAGGGATGCCTAAGTTGCTCGCAGCTATTTCAAACTGATGTTCTGTGCCGTGGATATGTACCAGGTCAAATAACTGAACATTCTTCTTTAGCCATCTCCGTAAAGTCAAAATTCTGAAGAAATAGAAAGTAACTATGTCCAGCTTTGGCGACAGTGTCTTCAAGAGTACAACCTTGTACCCATCCTTCTTTATTTCAATATCGGCGGCTGCCAGTGTTGGGCTGGTTGAAAGAATGGTCAATTCGGCTTCACCAGAGGTTACCAGGGCTTGTGCTAGCGATGTAACCCACGGAGCCGCATGTGCGCTTGGGTTTGACGGATATGGGGCAATCCAAAGGATTCGCAATGGCGTTTTTTTGATCTGGGTCAATTTTATACCACTTTTTAACTACTTGTTCCCTCGCCAGAAATTACATGCATATATTCTCTGCCAATTTGATGCACATTAAATTTTTCGACCCTGCGCTTGGCAGATTCAGGATCTCTTTTAGTGCGAAGTCCCTTTGAAATGGCTTGCGCAAGCAAACGATGGTCGCCAATGGGTACTACCAGTTCCATATCTTCCCGGTAGAAAATCTCCTTCGGAATGTTACAGTCGGTTGATGCTATTGATAACCCACAGGCAAATGCTTCGATAAAGACCATCGGAAACCCCTCATAAATAGCCGAATGAACAAACAAATCAGCATGGGAATAGTATTTATAAGGATTTTCCACAAACCCCATAAATTCAACAATCTCATCAATAGCTAATTCTCTTGTCATTGCCCGAAGTTCCTCAGCCAGGTCTCCTTCTCCCAGAATCAACAAATGACTCAGCTCATTTTGCTCGTTCTTAAGGTACGAGATCGCTTTCAACATGGTGGGATAATCCTTGGTACTTTGAAGACGTCCAACGGCTATTAATAACGGCGTTTTTTTGTTAGTGACCCAGCGGTGATCAAGCGCCTCTTCCCCGAGTCTGTTAATTCTTTCAAGATCAATTGGATTATTAATAACAACTGTTCGGGCGCAGATGGATGGAATCGCAGCGACAACCGACTGTTTCACTTGCTCGGAAACTGCCACAATCGCATCAGCCCTGCGATAGGCGGATCGAGCAATCGACTGATAGATTTTTGAAAGTTTATACTCTTCGGGGTGATTGATAAAGGTTCTGGTATTGTGCTCACACAGGATTAGGCGGGGTTTGTAATCAAGCAGAACTCTGGAAAATGGACTGGTTACGTTTGGCCATTCGCCAATTGAAAGGATCGTTGAATTGTCTAACCTTCTTAAAGACTGCCACAAAGCAACGACCCTGCCCACGAATCCGAGCCTGATCAGACGTTCGTTTGTCTGTAGCACGTTGACTCTCTTGTCGAGCTGGGGTAGATACTTGCCTCTGTATCTGATCAGCACCAGATCAACCTTCAAGCCAATGGATACGAAATAATTGCAAAGCAGCACCGTCACTTTCTCAGCTCCTCCAGTGCCCAGCGAATTAACTACCACAGTTATGGCGTTCATTTGCCTACTGCGGCTTTTAGTTTTGTATACACGGCAAGCACAAATGGCAGCCTTTTTAGATGGTGCTTCAGGCCACGGGGCAGGTAGGTAGAAGCCAGCTTTTTTGAAAACGTTCTGTCAGCCAAAATTACCGATGGATGTTTCAGTGGGAAATCGACATTGAATACGTCTATATTGTGAGAATTGTCAGCCTTTACTGTGTGTGTTGCTCCTTCTCCAAATCCGATATTCTCGATCAGGTTTCTTGTTGGAACTATTGCCAGCATGGAGTTGATTTTCTGAAAAACACCCCATTGAAAGTCCCATGTGTTCGACTGCCCTGTGAATGTGGCGGCAACCTGCTCAGTTAGGTAGCGAGACTCGTCTCTATCGGACGTAGCGCTCAGCAGGTATTCGTAGAGATTACTGTCGAGAAGCGTTTTGTCATTTACATCAAACTGGTTCACAACTCTCTGCCAGGTTGCCCAACCCCAGATGCTTCCTCCGGTCGAAAAAACATAGCTTAAGCATTCATCTTTATATGCCCCCAAGTTATTTCTACCACTTATCATCCCAATTCTTTCGTCATCAATGTACTTGATGAGCAGTTCCTGACAGAATTGGAAAAAAGACACAGAAGGCAGGCAGTCATCCTCGAGAACTATCCCAAATTCCTCTTGCTCAAAAAACCATTTTATGGAACTGAAAACAGATTCTTTACAGCCTAAGTTACTATCCCGATATAGTTTCTTCACCTCGCAGTCCCAATCGATAGCGTTGTCCAGATATGCTCTGACTTGTGCTACTTTTTCAGCCTCATACTCTTTTTCTAATCGGGGTCCATCCGAGGCCAGATACAAGAGAGTCGGCTTTACCTCCCTTATAGCTTCCAGAACCCGCTTGGTAGTTTCGAGTCTATTGAAAGTGAGAAGCAAAATGGGTGTTGACAAGCTGGAGCCCTGAACCATACTTCCTATGCTCTATCAAATGATTGATACAAATGCAAAACTTTTCTGGAAATGTTGTCCCAACCGAAATTTGTAGCAGCGAACTTGGCCGCTGCAGAGCCATTTAGCTTCATGGAACCAGTCGCCAATCCCTCCAATTGGGCAAGGAAATTGCGGGATTTATTGGGCAGAAGGGCGGCAAATTCATTGGTAACGTAGCTTTTTATTGGCTCCAGGTCCGATGTTACGATAGGAAGGCCGCAAGCCATAGCTTCCAGGATCGCATTGTTAGCGCTGCAATCGATCAGAGGCAGTAGCAAAACATTGGCCTTTCTGTATTGGATTTTCAGCTCTTCATCC contains:
- a CDS encoding acyltransferase, whose amino-acid sequence is MLRFILRAVRFLYRIVVYRLLAGPWNWLMLKSNKVAIGQRSTINGFISVECAPGSVVSIGTDFRVNSGSFFNNIGRQQQTSLICREGGLLTIGDNVGISASTIVCHESVTIGSNVRFGGNCVVYDTDFHSLKAAERTSLPENKSNISKRPVSIGDNAFIGAHSTLLKGTIVGENSIIGACSVVRGATIPANEVWAGNPAVFIKRLNT
- a CDS encoding nucleotide-diphospho-sugar transferase, yielding MVQGSSLSTPILLLTFNRLETTKRVLEAIREVKPTLLYLASDGPRLEKEYEAEKVAQVRAYLDNAIDWDCEVKKLYRDSNLGCKESVFSSIKWFFEQEEFGIVLEDDCLPSVSFFQFCQELLIKYIDDERIGMISGRNNLGAYKDECLSYVFSTGGSIWGWATWQRVVNQFDVNDKTLLDSNLYEYLLSATSDRDESRYLTEQVAATFTGQSNTWDFQWGVFQKINSMLAIVPTRNLIENIGFGEGATHTVKADNSHNIDVFNVDFPLKHPSVILADRTFSKKLASTYLPRGLKHHLKRLPFVLAVYTKLKAAVGK
- a CDS encoding glycosyltransferase family 2 protein, coding for MPAKNVSRYIAEAVEPLTNESNILWELIVVDDHSDDSTFDLLVNMSRNDKRIKAFRNPGKGKVQALNFGYQQSIGEIIKCIDSDDVLLPDFFKFGESLRKYRAHCHDFILVDEALKYLGPYYINPAFLKLDYQLVLSQLISLPRCTWSFHREVAQRIFPMPDELPFEDVWFSLVIKREVTEIKYIREKLYLYRQHDGQTFGGILNYQKEKIQFRARRMLMLIKVLKKNQALLGYDTPDVFDYSVEYNSLMAESVSVRNIIFSELKVIHKAKLILICFFPAVASLVTRLKWRIDRLKR
- a CDS encoding glycosyltransferase family 2 protein, with the translated sequence MSVITVVYNAGSLFRETLQSVAQQTHPDIEYVVIDGGSTDGTIELIEANLTNIDFFVSEKDKGIYDAMNKGIRASNGEWLIFLNAGDTFASADTVEKCMQALGEDTEIVYGSAALNGPTIDRVLKPKQFNLGNLIFWGTRTLCHQSIFVNRSIVAEYDDSLRLKGELDWYFKLLKKVKTKPIRKNLVVCRYLLGGVGEQRLMQNAAETLKVLFANAGIFGVLGIPVLLYKILATRFLR
- a CDS encoding glycosyltransferase family 4 protein, which gives rise to MTQIKKTPLRILWIAPYPSNPSAHAAPWVTSLAQALVTSGEAELTILSTSPTLAAADIEIKKDGYKVVLLKTLSPKLDIVTFYFFRILTLRRWLKKNVQLFDLVHIHGTEHQFEIAASNLGIPTVVSIQGLLFKYYSRLPEAISSKKAIWALGSLYERFGIKNHSNFICRTHWDTSSVQALNPRAKIFIAWEMIREEFFIDEDIAFTDNESILFLGGLNSIKGIKEALLSFDSIAQASSLKLNIFGDGDTRGLENLIATMELVNCKPGVNIFHMGRAGAKQIVDEMKKSRLLLHPSYIDNSPNSICEAQVVGLPVVATNVGGVSSLINQVETGILVELEVLSIVDGIKMIIDDKPLSERISKNSRYLARQRHNPNTVRRDYLSIYSKLLTHA
- a CDS encoding glycosyltransferase; this translates as MNAITVVVNSLGTGGAEKVTVLLCNYFVSIGLKVDLVLIRYRGKYLPQLDKRVNVLQTNERLIRLGFVGRVVALWQSLRRLDNSTILSIGEWPNVTSPFSRVLLDYKPRLILCEHNTRTFINHPEEYKLSKIYQSIARSAYRRADAIVAVSEQVKQSVVAAIPSICARTVVINNPIDLERINRLGEEALDHRWVTNKKTPLLIAVGRLQSTKDYPTMLKAISYLKNEQNELSHLLILGEGDLAEELRAMTRELAIDEIVEFMGFVENPYKYYSHADLFVHSAIYEGFPMVFIEAFACGLSIASTDCNIPKEIFYREDMELVVPIGDHRLLAQAISKGLRTKRDPESAKRRVEKFNVHQIGREYMHVISGEGTSS